The following coding sequences are from one Desulforhopalus sp. window:
- the tatC gene encoding twin-arginine translocase subunit TatC, with translation MANYNLQSSIPALERSLELFRPHHLEFRRRLIKIALAIVSCTIVAYIFVEKIAAFCIAPLFAASPLVYRLVYTHLPDAFIAYIKLAFLVGLITSMPIGLYQLWLFIAPGLKKNEKRLAVTVVFWAMLLFTGGACFAFFVVLPKMLVYFMSYANENLEPLPKLSLYLTFVARTILAFGISFQIPFLMVMSGKANLVRPSYFKQKRTYFYIAIIILSFLLTAGDFMATALLAIPLFMLYEGGVFLTTLFTRKKTPAEKTE, from the coding sequence ATGGCAAATTATAACCTGCAAAGCTCAATTCCAGCTCTCGAAAGAAGCCTTGAACTGTTTCGCCCACATCACTTGGAATTCAGGCGTCGGCTTATCAAGATCGCGCTGGCAATTGTCAGCTGCACCATTGTGGCGTATATATTTGTCGAAAAAATTGCCGCTTTCTGTATTGCCCCCCTTTTTGCCGCAAGTCCATTGGTTTACCGGCTCGTTTACACACATCTTCCCGATGCCTTTATCGCCTACATCAAACTCGCCTTCCTTGTAGGGTTAATAACCAGTATGCCCATAGGCCTTTACCAACTTTGGCTTTTTATTGCTCCAGGGCTTAAAAAAAATGAAAAAAGACTGGCGGTTACTGTAGTATTTTGGGCTATGCTGCTTTTCACCGGCGGGGCCTGTTTTGCCTTTTTTGTGGTGTTGCCCAAGATGCTCGTGTACTTCATGAGCTACGCCAATGAGAACCTTGAGCCCCTGCCGAAACTCAGCCTGTACCTTACATTCGTAGCCAGAACCATTCTTGCCTTTGGCATCTCATTTCAAATACCATTCTTAATGGTTATGTCCGGGAAGGCCAACCTTGTTCGCCCCAGCTACTTCAAACAAAAACGGACCTATTTTTATATTGCCATTATCATCCTATCCTTCCTCCTCACTGCAGGAGATTTCATGGCCACGGCCCTCCTCGCTATTCCTCTTTTCATGCTTTACGAAGGAGGTGTTTTTTTAACCACCCTCTTCACCCGTAAAAAGACCCCAGCCGAAAAAACGGAATAG
- a CDS encoding radical SAM protein, producing MKNIARTVEFKPGERNVFFHILTACNLSCRHCYINKAQHGVETLSGEQIDRWMTLFADPEKKGNLIFLGGEPTLHQGLPQAIKRAKELGYFVTVDSNGYLFHDFLEKTSPDLLDFLSFSLDGPDAATNDALRGNGVFDVCVANIRKAVAKGFNVSVIYTVSRKNLNALEAMVPLLGALKVKKFFIQVIGMRGNSAQSESDQTLQVGRDQWLAIVPEVARRAADQGIHVTYPQVFLGTNEKFECAGNVAENFFIFPNGRVYQCPLCEDYPINTFRIEDNRLIKNEGLTEDKFFRLDIVEGCVMNKLLQSDNIEYDAQGRPLYKISCCLLKQEIG from the coding sequence ATGAAAAACATCGCTCGAACCGTTGAGTTTAAACCTGGCGAAAGGAATGTGTTTTTTCATATCCTTACCGCATGCAATCTGTCCTGTCGCCATTGCTACATAAATAAAGCTCAGCATGGTGTGGAGACATTGTCCGGGGAGCAGATCGACAGGTGGATGACCTTGTTTGCCGACCCGGAGAAAAAGGGAAATCTCATTTTTTTAGGAGGTGAACCAACTCTCCATCAAGGGCTTCCCCAAGCCATAAAAAGAGCAAAAGAACTCGGATATTTTGTGACCGTCGATTCGAATGGCTACTTGTTTCACGATTTCCTGGAGAAAACCTCACCTGACCTTCTTGATTTCTTGAGTTTTAGTCTTGATGGTCCGGATGCAGCTACCAACGACGCCCTGCGCGGCAATGGGGTTTTTGATGTGTGTGTCGCCAATATCCGGAAGGCGGTTGCCAAAGGCTTTAATGTCAGCGTTATCTATACAGTAAGCAGAAAGAATCTAAATGCACTGGAGGCAATGGTACCGCTTCTTGGTGCTTTGAAAGTGAAGAAGTTCTTTATTCAGGTAATAGGCATGCGCGGCAATTCGGCGCAAAGCGAAAGTGACCAAACCCTGCAGGTAGGTCGTGATCAATGGCTTGCAATCGTCCCTGAGGTCGCGCGCCGTGCCGCTGATCAAGGCATTCATGTCACCTATCCGCAGGTTTTTCTTGGCACGAATGAGAAGTTCGAATGCGCTGGGAATGTCGCGGAAAATTTCTTTATCTTCCCTAATGGCCGGGTTTATCAGTGTCCTTTGTGTGAAGATTATCCGATTAATACCTTTAGGATCGAAGACAATCGTCTCATAAAGAATGAAGGCTTAACGGAAGACAAATTCTTTCGCCTCGATATTGTCGAGGGTTGTGTCATGAATAAATTGCTTCAGTCAGATAATATCGAATACGACGCACAGGGCAGGCCACTGTACAAGATATCTTGTTGTCTGCTTAAACAGGAGATCGGTTAG
- a CDS encoding nucleoside deaminase, giving the protein MTTHEQFMQSALQQAREALKAGDFPVGCVIELDGRIVATGRRSNTNGRVNEIDHAEITALRDCIISGKVKDMGEVTIYSTMEPCLMCFSTLLVNGVRRFVYGYEDAMGGGTNLPLTSLSPLYRDMQPTIIGAVLREESMALFKEFFSSPGCRYLQDTLLATYTLQHA; this is encoded by the coding sequence ATGACAACACATGAACAATTTATGCAATCGGCCTTACAGCAAGCACGCGAGGCTTTGAAGGCAGGTGATTTCCCTGTTGGATGTGTGATTGAACTTGATGGCAGGATCGTTGCGACAGGCAGGCGTAGCAACACCAACGGTAGAGTGAATGAAATCGATCATGCGGAGATTACGGCCCTTCGGGACTGTATTATTAGTGGTAAGGTCAAGGACATGGGCGAGGTGACGATATACTCGACCATGGAGCCTTGTCTCATGTGCTTTTCAACCCTATTGGTGAATGGGGTGAGAAGATTCGTTTACGGTTACGAGGATGCCATGGGCGGTGGAACGAACCTGCCCTTGACATCACTTTCCCCCTTATACCGCGACATGCAGCCAACTATTATCGGAGCAGTTTTACGGGAAGAGAGTATGGCACTTTTTAAGGAATTTTTTTCCTCCCCTGGTTGTCGGTATCTTCAAGATACGCTACTGGCTACCTATACCTTGCAGCATGCCTAA
- a CDS encoding SPFH domain-containing protein: MNQFEGGIFLENIEWFDESGKELVHRLPENGSGEIKFGAQLTVRESQAAVLFYQGKACDCFGPGRFTLKTANLPLLTKILSIPWRGNSPLRAEIYMVNLKYFTNLKWGTQNPVAFRDKELGLIRIRANGMYTIQVVQPVLFINSLVGTMGKMDTDGISGYLKMMIVSRFNDYLGQTLDSILDLPGKFDQLSDELQKRLAEDFDNFGLRLSHLYITSITPPDEVQNAIDDRSRLGLIKDMDKLLQMKTAMAMEKAAENQGEAGAGLGMGLGLMMPSIFGLRQTQESAPVSSQSPHIDTVNCPDCHSMIPGTSRFCPLCGHQLIRLVRCSNCGKNLTPKAKFCSQCGQATDQKKSPRICPQCRMENLENAIFCNDCGIKLG, from the coding sequence ATGAACCAATTTGAAGGTGGCATATTTTTAGAAAACATTGAGTGGTTTGATGAAAGCGGTAAAGAGCTTGTCCATCGCTTACCCGAGAACGGTTCTGGAGAGATTAAATTTGGCGCTCAATTGACAGTTCGCGAAAGCCAGGCAGCGGTCCTGTTTTACCAGGGGAAAGCGTGTGATTGCTTTGGCCCCGGCAGATTCACCCTGAAAACAGCCAACTTACCCTTGCTCACCAAGATTCTTTCTATCCCTTGGCGCGGGAATAGCCCGCTCAGGGCTGAAATATATATGGTGAACCTCAAGTACTTTACGAACCTCAAGTGGGGCACTCAAAATCCTGTGGCCTTTCGAGACAAAGAATTAGGACTTATCCGTATTCGTGCCAATGGCATGTACACCATCCAAGTGGTACAACCGGTCCTATTTATCAACTCTCTTGTTGGAACAATGGGCAAGATGGATACCGACGGCATTTCCGGGTATCTGAAAATGATGATTGTTTCCAGATTTAATGATTATTTGGGGCAGACCCTCGACTCAATCTTAGATTTACCTGGTAAATTTGATCAACTCTCCGATGAATTGCAGAAACGACTTGCTGAAGACTTCGACAATTTTGGCCTCCGGCTTAGCCATCTGTATATCACCTCAATAACTCCACCGGATGAAGTGCAAAACGCCATAGACGACAGAAGTCGCCTTGGGCTTATTAAAGATATGGATAAGCTTTTACAGATGAAAACCGCCATGGCCATGGAGAAGGCCGCTGAAAATCAGGGAGAAGCAGGGGCGGGGCTTGGAATGGGATTAGGCTTGATGATGCCGAGTATTTTTGGTTTGCGGCAGACACAAGAGAGTGCTCCGGTTAGCAGTCAAAGCCCACATATCGATACGGTTAACTGCCCCGACTGTCACAGCATGATTCCAGGAACTTCCCGATTTTGCCCGCTTTGCGGCCATCAATTGATACGCTTGGTTCGATGCTCCAATTGCGGTAAAAATCTGACTCCGAAAGCAAAATTTTGTTCCCAATGCGGACAAGCAACCGATCAAAAGAAATCTCCGAGAATTTGCCCGCAATGCCGCATGGAAAACCTCGAAAATGCGATCTTCTGCAATGATTGCGGTATTAAATTGGGCTAA
- a CDS encoding zinc ribbon domain-containing protein, protein MPIYEFFCSSCNVIFNFYSSRVNTDKKPDCPRCGQKDLAKRISTFATIGKAKENETEPLAGIDETKMERAFESLMREAEHVNEQDPKQMAALMRKFTSKTGINLGGSIDEALSRMEAGEDPEQVEREMGDLFSKNSLSLDFIKKKVSRNSQQPLHDQKLYEL, encoded by the coding sequence TTTATGAGTTTTTCTGCAGCTCTTGTAATGTAATCTTTAACTTCTATTCGTCTCGGGTAAATACCGACAAGAAACCTGATTGCCCGCGGTGTGGGCAAAAAGATTTAGCCAAACGTATTTCAACATTTGCAACCATAGGCAAGGCAAAAGAGAACGAAACTGAGCCTCTTGCCGGGATTGATGAAACAAAGATGGAAAGAGCCTTTGAATCATTGATGCGGGAGGCTGAGCATGTGAATGAGCAGGACCCCAAGCAGATGGCGGCTCTTATGCGAAAATTCACCTCAAAAACAGGCATAAATCTCGGTGGTTCAATCGATGAGGCCCTTTCGCGAATGGAGGCTGGTGAAGATCCTGAACAGGTAGAAAGAGAAATGGGTGATCTTTTCAGCAAGAACAGTTTGAGCTTAGACTTTATTAAAAAGAAAGTTTCTCGTAATAGCCAGCAGCCTTTGCATGACCAGAAGCTCTACGAGCTCTAG